The Quercus lobata isolate SW786 chromosome 4, ValleyOak3.0 Primary Assembly, whole genome shotgun sequence genome segment TGAATTTTGGAGCATATAAGCTTTTTAATATTCATACAATCAATATAAACATATTAACACACTCTCTTGCTTATTAACACACTCTCTTGCTTACTATTTCTATCTGTCGAAACAAATATTCACGTGAATACATACAAGCATGGAAttaattttacattaaatttaaaataaaataattaatagcaAAAAGTTAATTTGGTGACGGACATTTATCCTTTGACTAAGCTTCATATCTTATTTTTACGCATATATTTCCTTAATCAAATTGAGCATGCAAAAACAATTGTAATTTGACCCCTCGGGTAAAGTTTCATACACCTTCCTACCATTATGGAAGTAATAGCACAtgtcatattatttttcaatatagaTTCGTTTCATTTTCTGGACTTTGCATTTTGTAGCCCTTAATCCATATTTTCATTATAGACAGAAAATTGCTTAATATCGTTCCATTCCATGAGTTGTAGAGTATGGCATGGGTGGTGAGGCGTCAACTGAGGGGGATGCATATAGCTATGGAGTCCTTGTGTTGGAAATGTTTACAGGAAGGATGCTCACCTATGATATGTTTAAAGATGGTCTTAATCTTCATAATTTTGTTAAGATGACATTACCAAAAAGACTTGCTCAGGTTGTCGACCTGATGCTTTTGCCCAGAGGTGCTGTAGAAATGGGAGCAACAACTTCAACAATGATGGcaatagaagaagatgaaaaaaatggCAATGAAATTGAAGTAGATGAAGTAAATTACATCGTGGACTCTTGGTGTATTGATACTAACATGCAAAAGTGTATACTCTCAATCCTTAACATTGGAATCATATGTTCATTGGAATCCCCAAAAGAGAGAATGGGTATGGAGGAAGTCATTAAGGAACTagtattgataaaaaaaaaaaaaccttttg includes the following:
- the LOC115985726 gene encoding uncharacterized protein LOC115985726, yielding MGGEASTEGDAYSYGVLVLEMFTGRMLTYDMFKDGLNLHNFVKMTLPKRLAQVVDLMLLPRGAVEMGATTSTMMAIEEDEKNGNEIEVDEACPVDPYLEWLGVAGKAHRYGHGFEYGLVRRRIPYYCVAGFFPCLSPTLGLLLSLGI